One stretch of Arachis duranensis cultivar V14167 chromosome 1, aradu.V14167.gnm2.J7QH, whole genome shotgun sequence DNA includes these proteins:
- the LOC107482094 gene encoding uric acid degradation bifunctional protein TTL-like: MKMEDFSSYCAGTIFANEMAMASPFSSLEHAITVVRDIWYRKLNVRSWLEAISGRSCSNEYLEMVNEATMQELNKWGLRYKEKFGYVFVTFVVCRTSEDILAELKMRFNNSHGVELEIVSTEELKYIERAIRELLSMKYVQTTDEGDAEYSSEIVADTLDGADTDSEDDLDAIFSGGYDISKDVELNKVPEDNKTLNTQHREDVVYAAKRGFDLNKLP, translated from the exons ATGAAAATGGAGGATTTCTCATCATACTGTGCAGGCACAATATTCGCTAACGAAATGGCTATGGCCTCTCCATTCTCTTCATTGGAACATGCAATTACGGTTGTCAGAGACATATGGTACCGTAAGTTGAATGTTAGGTCTTGGTTGGAGGCTATATCAGGACGATCTTGTTCTAATGAATACTTGGAAATGGTGAACGAAGCTACTATGCAG GAACTTAATAAATGGGGATTAAGGTACAAGGAGAAATTTGGCTATGTTTTTGTGACATTTGTAGTTTGTAGGACATCTGAAGACATACTTGCTGAATTAAAG ATGCGCTTTAATAACTCGCATGGTGTTGAGTTGGAGATTGTTTCAACAGAGGAATTGAAGTATATAGAACGTGCTATTAGAGAGCTTCTTTCCATGAAATATGTCCAAACTACCGATGAAGGAGATG CTGAATATTCAAGCGAAATAGTTGCTGACACTCTAGATGGAGCAGACACTGATTCAGAAGATGATTTAGATGCTATCTTCTCTGGTGGATATGACATCTCCAAGGATGTTGAGCTCAATAAGGTTCCAGAAGACAATAAAACTTTAAACACCCAACATAGAGAAGATGTCGTATATGCTGCAAAAAGGGGTTTTGATCTGAACAAGTTGCCATAG
- the LOC107482103 gene encoding uncharacterized protein LOC107482103 yields the protein MDKTWILKSRDSIEYKRGLNKFLDFAFAIASSDNMIKCPCPQCGFQFMQTREDAYDHLLIKPFPAGYTLWLCHGEKPAEESSTCTPIVEKPTPKVNPYLQMVHEAFNFTMPPRSEETITTDPVEDDDIELPYLYDGPSREAQDFADLLADGAEELYPSCSKYSKLSFLVKLYHIKCMCGVSDKAMSMILDLLWDAFEHPKFLSTLYEAKKTIRKLGIKYKKVDACPNDCMLYRGEDEDTTKCKQCGTSRWKQKTQKGSVTKLKIPVSKNRKPLPAKTLRYFPLIPRLQRLFMCSKTSSDMLCHKEAANNDGYLRHPRDAEAWKDFDAKYLFFSNDARSVRLALASDGFNPFRNTSTSYSIWPVILIPYNLPPWLCMKQAYFILSMIIPDPKIPSNDIDVYLEPLVDELKQLWDGVETYDANKGTTFKMRAALIWTISDFSGLGNYLSGTRTMG from the coding sequence ATGGACAAAACTTGGATTCTTAAGTCACGAGATAGCATAGAATATAAACGAGGACTTAATAAGTTCCTAGACTTTGCATTTGCGATTGCATCGTCGGATAACATGATAAAGTGTCCATGCCCTCAATGTGGGTTTCAATTTATGCAAACAAGAGAGGATGCGTACGACCACCTGTTGATAAAGCCCTTTCCTGCTGGCTATACTTTGTGGTTGTGTCATGGTGAGAAACCAGCTGAGGAGAGCTCTACTTGCACACCGATAGTTGAGAAACCTACACCCAAGGTGAATCCATATCTTCAAATGGTGCACGAGGCATTTAACTTCACAATGCCTCCTAGAAGTGAGGAGACCATAACAACGGATCCTGTAGAAGATGATGATATAGAGTTGCCGTACTTGTACGATGGTCCAAGTCGCGAGGCACAGGATTTTGCCGATCTTCTTGCGGATGGAGCAGAGGAATTATATCCCAGCTGCTCGAAATACTCAAAATTGTCTTTCCTAGTGAAGCTTTATCACATTAAGTGTATGTGTGGTGTGAGTGACAAGGCTATGTCGATGATTTTGGACTTATTGTGGGATGCATTTGAGCATCCCAAATTCCTGTCTACTTTGTATGAAGCCAAGAAAACTATCCGAAAGTTGGGGATTAAGTACAAAAAGGTAGATGCATGCCCGAATGATTGCATGTTGTATCGGGGTGAAGATGAGGACACGACCAAATGCAAGCAGTGTGGGACTTCACGATGGAAGCAGAAGACGCAAAAGGGTTCCGTTACGAAACTCAAAATACCTGTCAGCAAAAACAGAAAGCCTCTCCCAGCAAAGACTCTCCGTTACTTTCCTCTTATACCACGACTGCAACGGTTATTCATGTGTAGCAAAACTTCATCAGACATGTTATGTCATAAAGAGGCAGCTAATAACGATGGGTACTTGAGGCATCCAAGGGACGCTGAAGCATGGAAAGACTTTGATGCAAAGTATCTTTTTTTCTCTAACGATGCTCGCAGTGTGCGCTTAGCTTTAGCAAGTGACGGTTTTAATCCTTTCAGAAATACGAGTACCTCGTATTCCATTTGGCCTGTGATTCTTATTCCGTACAATCTTCCTCCCTGGCTATGCATGAAACAGGCATATTTTATACTATCTATGATTATTCCCGATCCTAAAATACCGAGTAACGACATCGATGTTTATTTGGAGCCCCTGGTGGATGAGTTGAAGCAACTCTGGGATGGCGTTGAAACTTATGATGCTAATAAGGGGACCACTTTCAAGATGCGTGCGGCGCTAATATGGACTATTAGCGATTTTTCAGGGTTGGGAAATTATCTGAGTGGAACACGTACAATGGGTTAG